The segment GATCTGAATTGCATCGGCGTGAGACTTACCGGAACGGTAAACCTGGCTGCTGCGTAAAGAATCGTAGGCGTCGGCGACGGTCAGAATGCGAGCACCGAGGCTGGTGTTCGACAGAGAGTTGTTCTGCAACAGCTTTTTAATAATCTGGGCCCGTTCCGCTTCAACTAGAATCGTGATAATTGAAAGTGGAATTTTGAATGCCTGGAGAAGACAACTGGCGTTGAATAAATGCCGACTCATCAATTCCCGCTCAATGGGATTCAGACGACCTGGCTTGTTGAGTATATGTTGAGGTACTGAGATTTTGCCGAAATCATGTAACAGAGCCGCCACTTCCATTTCTCGTTGCTGGGCTTCATTCCATCCCAACTTGCTCGCAATTTTCGTGGAGATCAGGGCAACTCGTTGTGAGTGCAAGTAGATGTAAGGATCGTAAGAGCGAAGTGCCGATAAGAGGACACTAAGCAAAGATTTCGATACCTGATTTTCCTGATTACCCTCAGAAGGCTTATTATCATCCCCGATCCCTAATCTACGTCTTTCTTTCTGCTCACTATTTTCGCCGCTAAGTGAGGCGAGGTGAAACAGAGTCACCAGTTCAGAAGAAGTCCCCGATCGACGGACCGCCACATTCGCGTTTGTGCGGTCGATCGCAATTTCCGGCGAGACCATTTGATTAGAATCGGCGGAAGCAACAGATGACGTTTGAGTTTCTTGACTGGTCATTGAGGGGAATGTCCTGGCAGCAAGTGAAAACTTGCAGCACTTTCCTGGGAGAGATTAATTAACCGAATTGATTCCCCTGACCCAGAGGTCAACTGAGGTTTCAGTGGAATCGCTGCGAGCATTAGCTATGGAAAGCTAGCTCGCCGCTCGAGTGAGTCAATGTCTCCCACTTCGGTCGGAACAATCTCCCGAGTAAGCATAGATCGGTCACAACGATTATGACGATCAGATAGCATCCCGGCTACTGCGCATGACTTCTGACCATTGAGCAGAAAGGCCGGAAACGAGTCATTCCCCTCTTTTCTGTGGCCAACCGCCCCACATCGATCAGGATTCGTATTTCTTCAACCGACTGTAGAAAGTGCTGCGAGGCATACCGAGTAGGCGAGCCGCCTGCGCTTTATTTCCACCCGTTTGAGCGAGGGCATTCTGAAGCATTTCACGTTCATTCTCATCAGCCATTTCTCGGGCCTGAGGCCACGAGGACCCGCTGGACTGATCCGCAGAGTCGTTTACAGAAGAGTATTCCAGCTTTCTTGGTGTCGTCCGCATCACATCAATCACATCTCGTGGAGTCTGCACCTGAAGCATACGAGGCAGATCCTTCAGCTGGATTTTATCGGAATCCGCCATGACCACCGCCCGTTCGACCACGTTCTCCAGTTCACGAATGTTGCCCGGCCACGGATAATTGACCAATTGACCTAACGCCGCTTCGTCAAAGCCGGTCACTTCCTTGCCTGTTTTGGATCGAGATTTTTCCAGGAAGTGCAGAGCCAACTCGTAAATATCTTCCATCCGTTCCCGCAACGGAGGAAGCGCAATGCTGATGACATTCAGACGGTAATAGAGGTCCTCGCGGAATTTACCTTCTTCGATCAGTTTTTCAAGGTTTTGATGCGTTGCCGTTACCAGACGGACATCAACCTCCACGGTACGTGCTCCGCCAACAGGCTCGAATTTTCGCTCCTGAAGAACACGTAACAATTTAATTTGCACCTCGAGTGAAATATCACCTATCTCGTCGAGGAACAATGTCCCCCCATGGGCCGCTTCAAATCGACCAATCTTGTCTTTATGAGCCCCAGTGAAGGCCCCTTTAACATGCCCAAAGAGTTCGCTCTCCAATAGACCGGCAGACAAGGCGGCACAATGCACACTCACCATCGGTTTTTCGCGACGAGAACTGTTGTCATGAATGACGCGGGCCAGTAGTTCTTTACCAGTTCCACTTTCCCCCAGGACCAGTACCGACGAATTACTGTCGGCCACTTTCTTAACGGTTTGAAGTACCTGTATCGTAGCAGGGCTATTCCCGATAATGGAATCTCGCTGTAACGAACTCTCTACCGGTTGCGCTTCCAATGCGGCGATTTTGTGGTCTTCTCGATTAATCGCCAGTTCCGCCTGCATCATTGCGATTTGGCGTTCCTGGGAAGAGATCTTCTCTACCTTTAACTTCAGGTCGTCATTCAATCGGCTCAGGTCCTGATGCAGTTTAGCTCCATGGAGTGCGATGTTTGAAATCTGCGCCAGGGCTTCAATAAATGTCAGGTCTTCGGCGGTAAACGCACCCGTGTTTTTCTTGTTTCCTAACGCGACAATCGCCTTACCGTCCCGTCCCAGATCGACCATATGAATCAGGTGTGCATTCAGTTCGCGTAACAGGTTCTGCACCGGCGTCATCTCGCTTCGAGTTCCCGCCATGATACGCTGGGCACTTCCTTCGCGTTCGAGAGACTCTTCCAGATCTTTATCCAGTGCAAATTGCAGAGCCCTTAACTCGGTGCCTTCTGAACCAATTAATTTGAAAGGGCTACCTGTATTGTTTCGCAGGTAGAGCGAAGCATCTTTGACGTTAAGTACCTCAACGATTGAGCCTAACATCAATTCCGTCACCGAATGCGGATCGACAACACGGTCCATCATCCGGTTCATGCGACGAAGTGCTTTATCAAGCTGATACTTCTCTCGGAAGAATCGTCGGTCGATGATCCGTTGAACACGATCTCGTAGCAATAACGAAGCGACAATTGGGACTAGCAGGACAGTGGTAAAAGCAAACATCTGATCGGTGCGAATCGAGATACCGAGCAGTTGAATAATCTGTCCCATCATCGCGACTAACAATCCAAAACCGACCGTCAGTAGAAAACTCATCAGGTAATAGAGTGCGCTACGGTTGATGACTTCATTAATGACTTTAAGTTTGTACCGCACAATACTGAGCGAATACGCCACCATGAAGAAGATGCTCGCCACAAAACTGAGTGTTCTAGCCCATCCGTGCGCGAATTTTTCACGATCAAATGTCGCCAACCACAACGCAATGGCCAGCATGACGGTCGAACAAAGACAGACCATCAGAATGACGCGTACCTGATGTTTCTCAAGAGGGTTTCGCGTGGTCAGAAAGCTAACAGTGAGCGCGGCCAGAATTCCCAGGAAGTAAAGTGTCGAAATTCCGATGTAGGTATAGATTGTTGTCCGTACCATTCCAAGCACATCAACAACACTGACCGCAGTGACAATCTCTTCCGGTTGATAATGAATCCAGAAGCCATATCCCCAAAGCGAAAGCAAAACGGCGGCTGAAACAATGGGAACCGTATAGATACATCCCATCACCAGGACAGGCAATCGACGAATAATCCGTTTGGGATGGGGGTATACCAGGAAAAAATGCAATGCGACTGCGGGCAGTAATGCGGCGCAGACAACGAAGGGGACCAGTAGCCAGAGTCGTGTAAATAGTATCCACCAATAAAATGTCCCTACTGACGCCCCCAGCATGCAGATCATCATCGCGTAAAAAAGATGTGCCGAGCGATCGAACGGTCGATACCAGGAGGCCAAAGCGGCGATGGCAAAGATACCTATCTGAACGAAAATCCATGAAAGCATCGTGAGAAGTTCGCCGAACGGAACCGAAAGTAACTGGACTTG is part of the Polystyrenella longa genome and harbors:
- a CDS encoding sigma 54-interacting transcriptional regulator — its product is MSLAGGAVLLYVVVALGYIATSPDLRLRFLLLDDAHQEGIQIRDIQFESDDAVPERNSLKWGAKPEEGDWLQNVDGNRIRNFYDYADVMSKLYHAAPSQKKRSHYPAALESETNAADSSNRRTVEIEIFRDQDRKTILKSQVQLLSVPFGELLTMLSWIFVQIGIFAIAALASWYRPFDRSAHLFYAMMICMLGASVGTFYWWILFTRLWLLVPFVVCAALLPAVALHFFLVYPHPKRIIRRLPVLVMGCIYTVPIVSAAVLLSLWGYGFWIHYQPEEIVTAVSVVDVLGMVRTTIYTYIGISTLYFLGILAALTVSFLTTRNPLEKHQVRVILMVCLCSTVMLAIALWLATFDREKFAHGWARTLSFVASIFFMVAYSLSIVRYKLKVINEVINRSALYYLMSFLLTVGFGLLVAMMGQIIQLLGISIRTDQMFAFTTVLLVPIVASLLLRDRVQRIIDRRFFREKYQLDKALRRMNRMMDRVVDPHSVTELMLGSIVEVLNVKDASLYLRNNTGSPFKLIGSEGTELRALQFALDKDLEESLEREGSAQRIMAGTRSEMTPVQNLLRELNAHLIHMVDLGRDGKAIVALGNKKNTGAFTAEDLTFIEALAQISNIALHGAKLHQDLSRLNDDLKLKVEKISSQERQIAMMQAELAINREDHKIAALEAQPVESSLQRDSIIGNSPATIQVLQTVKKVADSNSSVLVLGESGTGKELLARVIHDNSSRREKPMVSVHCAALSAGLLESELFGHVKGAFTGAHKDKIGRFEAAHGGTLFLDEIGDISLEVQIKLLRVLQERKFEPVGGARTVEVDVRLVTATHQNLEKLIEEGKFREDLYYRLNVISIALPPLRERMEDIYELALHFLEKSRSKTGKEVTGFDEAALGQLVNYPWPGNIRELENVVERAVVMADSDKIQLKDLPRMLQVQTPRDVIDVMRTTPRKLEYSSVNDSADQSSGSSWPQAREMADENEREMLQNALAQTGGNKAQAARLLGMPRSTFYSRLKKYES